The Vulgatibacter sp. region GGCGGAGAGCACGCTCTACTTCCGGTCCGTCGCCGGACGGCGGGGGATCGGCCTCTTCGACCACAACCGGGCGGTGACGCCCATCGACGACCAGACCGTGATCCGGATGAACCGCGACACGCTCTACTCGGCGGCGGTCTTCGACCTCGAAGCGGGGCCGGTGACGCTCACCCTGCCCGAGGTGGGCGAGCGCTTCCTCTCGCTGCAGGTGATCGACGAGGACCACTACACGCCGCTCGTCGCCTACGGCGCTGGCAGGCACACGCTCGAGCGATCGCGAATCGGGACGCGGTATGTGCTCACGGCCATCCGGATCCTGGTCGATCCCAACGACCCGGCCGACCTCGCCGAGGTGCACCGGCTGCAGGATGCGATCGGCGTCGAGCAGGCGGGGCGCGGCGTCTTCGAGGCGCAGGCGTTCGACGCTGCGAGCCAGCAGAAGATCCGCGACGCGCTGCTCGTGCTCGGCTCGACCCTGGGCGACACCCGCCGGATGTTCGGCAAGCGGGAGGACGTCGATCCGGTGCGCCACCTCATCGGCAGCGCGAGCGCGTGGGGCGGCAATCCGGACGAGGATGCGCTCTATTTGAACGTCGTCCCGGAGCGGAATGACGGCACGACGGTGCACCGGCTGTCGCTGCGGGACGTGCCGGTGGACGGCTTCTGGTCGATCAGCGTCTACAACGCTGCCGGCTACTTCGAGCCGAACGACCGGGAGGCGTACACGGTGAACGGCGTGACCGCGCGGCGTGAGGGCGACGGTTCGGTCACCGTCCAGTTCGGCGGCTGCGACGGCGGGGCGCCGAACTGCCTGCCGATCGTGCCCGGGTGGAATTACATGGTCCGCCTCTACCGGCCCCGCCGCGAGATCCTCGACGGCACCTGGCGGTTCCCGGAGGCGAAGCCGGTGCGCTGAAGGGCGGGCTGCTGTGGCGGGTGCGAGGCGCCGCACGAGGCGGCGCGCTCGTCGCGGGAGATCGTCAGACCGTCGGCGTAGAGGCGACGGTCGTTGCGTCCCCCTCGTCCTTGCTCGCCTGCAGCAGCTGGAGGCTGCGCGTCACGAGGGCGGACAGCGCCCAGAGCTGGGCAACGCTGTCGATGTTCACCCGGGAGATCCCGAAGGTGGCAGGCGACTCCTCCACCTCGAAGCCGGGGCAGAGCTGCTTCGCCTCCTCGACCGGCACGAGGGTGACGATGTTGCGGCGACGACCGCCGCTGAAATAGCGGATGAACCACTTGGTCGGCCGGCGGTACGAGACGTTGAAGTAGTTCACCGTGTCGCGGTGGAGGATCTCGGCTCGCTCGTACCCTGCCTTCACGCAAATGCCGCTCACGGTCTCGAAGAACTCGAGCTCCTCTGCCGTCGTCTCCACGCCACTGGCCGGCGGCTTCTGCGCCTCGTCGGTGGGCTGCGGCTTCGTGACCGGCTGCAGGTTCGTCGGCACATCACGGACGGTGTTCGTCTCCTTGCCGTCGGGGCTGCCGCTCTCGTTCAGCTTCTGGATGCGCTGCTTGAGCTTCTCGACGAAATCATCGCCCATGACCCGCAGGAGCGCCGGCTCGACCGCCTCCCTGGCGACGTCGCCCAGGCGCGTCATCACCGCGGCAGTCCGCTTGCCCTTGTAGACGTCTTCCGTGAGCCAGCGGAGGAAGGCCTCGTCGTCCGCTGGAGCGCGCAGCGCTTTGACCAGGCGATCGATCATCCCCTGCCGATACCGGCTGTTCTCCGCATCGGTGATCAGCGTCTCGGCGTTGAACGACTCGCGGGAGAACTTGCCCAGGAAGTTGGCGACCTTGGTCCAATCGGTCTTCGTGTCATCGAGCGAGAAGGTGAAGAACGGCTCGCCGTCCATCTGGTTGGGGCTCTCGAGGTCGCCGAAGAAGTAGTAGTGGCAGCCGTCCGTGATGATGCCGAAGTGGAGGTCCTTCATCTGGGCGAGGTACCGGGCCAGCTGCTGCGACTTCGAGAGGAGGTCGGTCCCAAGGGGCTTCGTCTCGATCACCATGAGCGGCTTGGCACCCGTTCGATCGAAGATGGCGAAATCCATCCGATCCGGGAGCCGCTTGCCGTCGCCGACGGTGAAGTCTGCCGAGTATTCGAGCCGGACTTCTCGCGGCATGCTCGGGTCGTAGCCGAGCAGCTTGATGAACGGGATCACGAGGGCAACCTTGGCGGTCTCCTCGTTCCCGATGAACTCACGATTCTCGTGGTAGCGCTGGACCAGGTCGAGCAGCTGCTTGGCGTCCATTTTTCCCCCTGGGTGAAGTAGGGGAGCCTATACCCGCCGTTGCAGCCCCTCAAACTAGTCACCTGCGTCGTAGGGGGCCCGGGCCACGGCAGGAGTTGGGGACTTCGCATATCGGGGTTGGGCGCGATTCCATCGCCTGGAGCGAGCTTTTGGCTCTTGAAGTGCGACATCGCTCCCGGGCTACCCTGCGCGCTTTGCAGGTTCACGGCGCCAGGCCGCCGCGCTTTGGGGGACTCACATGGCATTCGACCCGCGCCTTCGCTCGCCGAAGGAACAGCCGCTCTTCATCATCGGCGTCATCTTCTCCGCCTTCGTATGGCTCGGGATGGTCATCTCGATCATCGGCCTGCTCTACGGCGCGATGATCTTCCTCGGCGTGCTCATGGCCCACGCGCTCTTCCTCGCCTACGTGCGGGGCAACGGCGTGCGGATCTCCGAGCAGCAGCTGCCCGGGCTCTACGAGCGGGTGAAGCTCGCCTCGCGCAAGCTGGGCCTGGACGAGGTGCCCGATGTCTACGTGCTCCAGGCGGGCGGGAGCCTGAACGCCTTCGCCACCAAGCTCTTCTCGCGGCGCTTCGTGGTCATCTACTCCGACCTCGTCGACAACTGCCACGACGTGCGCCACCTCGACTTCGTCATCGGCCACGAGATCGCGCACCTCGCCGCCGGGCACCTGAAGTGGAAGGCGCTGCTGCTGCCCTTCCACCTCGTGCCCTGGCTCGGGCCCGCCTACAGCCGCGCGTGCGAGTACACCTGCGATCGGGCGGGCCACCACGTGGTCGGCGATCTCGAGGCGTCGATGCGCGGCCTCTGCGTGCTCGCCGCCGGCGGCAAGCTCACCGCCGAGATGAATCTGCAGGCCTTCATGGCCCAGCGCGAGGAGACCGGCGGCTTCTGGATGTCGATCTACGAGCTGGTCGCGAGCCACCCCTACCTGTGCAAGCGGGTGGCGGCGCTGGCGGAGCTCGAGGCGCCGGGCTCCTTGCGGCCCGTGCCGCGGAGCGTGCCGGGCTTCGTGCTGGCGCCGATGCTCGGCGTGGCCGCGGGCGGCGGCGCGTCGATCGCGCTGGTGATCGTCGTCTACGTCGCCGTGGTGATGGCCGCGGTGGCCGTGCCTGCGTTCCAGGAGTACCAGGAGAAGGCGCAGGTCGCTGCGGTGGCCGCCGAGGAGGAGGCTGCTCCTGACGCCTGGGCCGAGGAGCTGCCTGCCGAGGACGAGGAGGCGGAGTAGCGCGTCCCTTGGCCGCGTGCGGAGGCGCGGGGTAGAACGCGCCTCCAAAACCGCGCCCGAGTCCGAGTCGATGGCCACCCGCAAGCCCAAAGCCCCTGCCCACCCGTGGGCCTTCCGCACCCGCTTTCGCAAAGGGGCGTTCGGCTGGAAATCCCAGCCTGCGGTGACGCGGGTCCGCGAGGCGGTGGCGGAGATCCGGAAAGTCGCCCGCACCGAGCCCGTGGCGGCAGCGGAGGGCGCGGCGCTCTTCCTCGAGAAGGTCTCCGGCGCGCTGCAGAACGTCGACTCGTCCTCCGGGAGCATCGGCAGCGCCGTCAACGCCGCCGTCGAGGAGCTCGCCGCGCTGATCGGCTCGGCCCCTGCCGAGCCCGCGCTGCGGGAGGCCTGGCTCGAGCGGCTGTGGGACGCTTTCGAGGCCGACGAGATCCCCTACATCGAGACCCTCGCCGACCACTGGGGCGAGGTCTGCGGCAGCGCCGAGGTGGCGGCGGCGTGGGCTGCGCGGCTGCGGCCCATCCTCGAACAGGCGCTCGCCGACGGCTCGTTCTTCCGGGGCGAGGGCGCGGTCTTCAGCTCGCTGCTCCGCGCCGGCGCCTACGAGGAGATCCTCCGGCTCATCGAGCGGAATCCGCGGGCTTCGTGGCATTCGCGGCAATGGGGCGTGAAGGCGCTCGTTGCCCTTGGGCGCAAGGCCGAGGCGGTCCGCTATGCCGAGGCGGTCCGCTATGCCGAGGCGGTCCGCTATGCCGAGGCGGTCCGCTATGCCGAGGCGTCGCGGGGCCCCTGGACTCCTGCCGTCGCCGTCGCCCGGGCGTGCGAGCAGATCCTGCTCTCCTCCGGCCTCGTCGACCAAGCCTGGAAGCGCTACGCCATCGAGGCCGCGGCGGGGAACACCCACCTCGCCAGCTTCCGCGGCCTCGCCAAGAAGTACCCGGGCAAGAGCGCCGCGGAGATCCTCGCCGCCCTCGCCGCCAGCACCCCCGGCGAGGAGGGCAAGTGGTTTGCCGCCGCGAAGGACGCAGGCCTGTTCAACGAGGCGATCCGCCTGATGAGCAGCAGCCCCTGCAACCCCGCGACCCTCGCCCGCGCGGCGCGCGACTTCGCCGAGAAGGAGCCCGCCATCGCCATGGCGTCGGGGATCGCCGCGACGCGTTGGCTCGCCGCAGGCTGCGGTTACGACGTGACCAACGCCGACGTGCTCGATGCCTACCAGCGGGCGATGCTGCCCGCCGAGCGGCTGGGCCGCGCCGAGGAGGCCACCACCCGCCTCCGGGAGATCGTGGGGCAGGATGATGCTTTCGTGCGCCGCCTTCTCGGCCCACGGCTGGGCCTCTCCTGACGCGTTGCCCTCAATCGGCCCGCAGCGCGAGCAG contains the following coding sequences:
- a CDS encoding DUF1254 domain-containing protein, which codes for MAAAVPVTPDNFARAESTLYFRSVAGRRGIGLFDHNRAVTPIDDQTVIRMNRDTLYSAAVFDLEAGPVTLTLPEVGERFLSLQVIDEDHYTPLVAYGAGRHTLERSRIGTRYVLTAIRILVDPNDPADLAEVHRLQDAIGVEQAGRGVFEAQAFDAASQQKIRDALLVLGSTLGDTRRMFGKREDVDPVRHLIGSASAWGGNPDEDALYLNVVPERNDGTTVHRLSLRDVPVDGFWSISVYNAAGYFEPNDREAYTVNGVTARREGDGSVTVQFGGCDGGAPNCLPIVPGWNYMVRLYRPRREILDGTWRFPEAKPVR
- a CDS encoding type I restriction enzyme HsdR N-terminal domain-containing protein codes for the protein MDAKQLLDLVQRYHENREFIGNEETAKVALVIPFIKLLGYDPSMPREVRLEYSADFTVGDGKRLPDRMDFAIFDRTGAKPLMVIETKPLGTDLLSKSQQLARYLAQMKDLHFGIITDGCHYYFFGDLESPNQMDGEPFFTFSLDDTKTDWTKVANFLGKFSRESFNAETLITDAENSRYRQGMIDRLVKALRAPADDEAFLRWLTEDVYKGKRTAAVMTRLGDVAREAVEPALLRVMGDDFVEKLKQRIQKLNESGSPDGKETNTVRDVPTNLQPVTKPQPTDEAQKPPASGVETTAEELEFFETVSGICVKAGYERAEILHRDTVNYFNVSYRRPTKWFIRYFSGGRRRNIVTLVPVEEAKQLCPGFEVEESPATFGISRVNIDSVAQLWALSALVTRSLQLLQASKDEGDATTVASTPTV
- a CDS encoding M48 family metallopeptidase — its product is MAFDPRLRSPKEQPLFIIGVIFSAFVWLGMVISIIGLLYGAMIFLGVLMAHALFLAYVRGNGVRISEQQLPGLYERVKLASRKLGLDEVPDVYVLQAGGSLNAFATKLFSRRFVVIYSDLVDNCHDVRHLDFVIGHEIAHLAAGHLKWKALLLPFHLVPWLGPAYSRACEYTCDRAGHHVVGDLEASMRGLCVLAAGGKLTAEMNLQAFMAQREETGGFWMSIYELVASHPYLCKRVAALAELEAPGSLRPVPRSVPGFVLAPMLGVAAGGGASIALVIVVYVAVVMAAVAVPAFQEYQEKAQVAAVAAEEEAAPDAWAEELPAEDEEAE